The following proteins come from a genomic window of Thermodesulfobacteriota bacterium:
- the erpA gene encoding iron-sulfur cluster insertion protein ErpA, translated as MFTVTTKAADEIKKLLADENLPEAVLRVRVVPGGCSGFSYEMGFDDEIEKSDKIIERDGIKVAIDELSAPYLNGGVLDYTDGLDGTGFAISNPNATGSCGCGQSFTA; from the coding sequence ATGTTTACTGTAACTACTAAAGCGGCTGACGAGATTAAAAAACTATTAGCTGATGAGAATTTACCTGAGGCAGTGCTACGCGTTAGGGTAGTGCCTGGCGGTTGTTCAGGATTTTCATATGAAATGGGATTTGACGACGAAATAGAGAAGTCTGATAAAATTATTGAAAGAGATGGGATTAAAGTAGCAATTGATGAACTAAGCGCACCTTACCTAAATGGCGGAGTACTTGATTACACTGATGGTCTTGATGGTACAGGTTTCGCAATTAGCAACCCCAATGCAACCGGATCCTGTGGTTGCGGACAGTCATTTACCGCATAA
- a CDS encoding carboxyl transferase domain-containing protein: MSRPSKLMLVHEQARSYKKIKSKDIIESLYDDFVPYNELEDFSLELKAPSGKIIELADDPAVIVGTATLKSNGKKVAIIAQQMPTSDDDRMKYNFGLVKADGYGLAHNMMEYAEQHDLMLHTYVDTIGGDPFEYSAEKLQSWLISFCQSKMISLKAKSISIVLGSGGSGGAIAFQLAHKRFMLSRAEYSVITAEGCSAILFRSGDKIEEALEVLQPTSEYMLKYGIVDKVIKEPSIDGATYLTKTLELIDKVLVKSTEELEKADTNYLKKELIEKIQKVGEVEKGEHRYQAIAKKIRSWLPSAFSKTATPEVSQMQIALYGAEPHFCNDEKDADGNITRPGCRKHFAKEDFKKNFFSCPYCEKPSPLGSDDYLDLLLNTDSFHELHSNLSTENIDARFNFFDYYDTRKKASKRTDSKDSLVVGYGDMFDIPVAIAVSDFRFMGGSMGAVFGEKMKLIVDYAIQEDLPLIVVTASGGARMQEGTVALYQMAKTISAIVNLKDAGLPYVSLLGHPTTGGALASYVVQGDFIIAEKKATVAFAGDRVVKLASGGRGVAPETMTSEFFNKQGGIHLVTERSQLKSSIAGALRLTPWFKRYGSKSE, encoded by the coding sequence ATGAGCCGACCTTCAAAATTAATGCTTGTACACGAACAGGCTAGGTCATACAAAAAAATTAAATCAAAAGACATTATTGAATCTCTGTATGATGACTTTGTACCTTACAACGAACTTGAAGATTTTTCCTTAGAGTTAAAAGCTCCTTCTGGAAAAATTATCGAGCTTGCAGACGATCCCGCAGTTATTGTAGGAACCGCCACACTTAAGAGTAATGGCAAGAAAGTGGCCATCATAGCACAGCAGATGCCTACAAGTGACGATGACAGGATGAAATATAATTTTGGTCTTGTTAAAGCTGACGGATATGGGCTCGCTCACAATATGATGGAATATGCAGAACAGCATGATCTTATGCTTCATACATATGTAGATACAATCGGCGGAGACCCTTTTGAGTATTCTGCTGAAAAGCTGCAATCTTGGCTTATTTCATTTTGTCAGTCTAAGATGATTTCACTTAAAGCCAAGTCAATCTCAATAGTGCTTGGCAGCGGTGGCAGCGGTGGTGCAATTGCTTTTCAGCTTGCACATAAAAGGTTTATGTTATCAAGAGCTGAATATTCGGTTATTACTGCAGAGGGCTGCTCGGCGATCCTCTTTAGATCTGGAGATAAGATCGAAGAGGCGCTAGAGGTGCTTCAGCCTACATCAGAGTATATGCTCAAATACGGTATTGTAGACAAGGTTATTAAAGAGCCTTCAATTGACGGAGCAACTTACCTGACTAAAACCTTGGAATTAATAGACAAGGTGCTTGTTAAATCGACCGAAGAGCTTGAGAAAGCTGACACCAATTATCTTAAAAAAGAACTTATTGAAAAAATACAAAAAGTTGGAGAGGTTGAAAAAGGGGAGCACAGATACCAGGCAATAGCAAAAAAGATCAGAAGCTGGCTGCCGAGTGCATTTTCAAAAACTGCAACTCCTGAAGTGTCTCAAATGCAGATAGCACTTTATGGAGCTGAGCCACATTTTTGCAATGATGAGAAGGACGCCGACGGAAATATCACAAGACCTGGCTGCAGAAAGCATTTTGCCAAAGAGGATTTCAAAAAGAATTTCTTTTCTTGCCCATATTGTGAAAAACCTTCCCCACTGGGATCTGATGACTATCTAGATTTACTTCTTAATACAGACTCATTTCATGAGCTGCATTCTAATCTTAGTACTGAAAACATAGATGCTCGATTTAATTTCTTTGATTACTATGACACAAGAAAAAAGGCTTCTAAGCGTACAGACTCAAAGGATTCTCTGGTTGTAGGATATGGAGACATGTTTGACATCCCTGTAGCAATTGCAGTATCAGACTTTAGGTTTATGGGTGGATCCATGGGGGCAGTATTCGGGGAAAAGATGAAGCTTATTGTCGATTATGCAATACAAGAGGACTTACCCCTCATAGTGGTAACCGCATCAGGGGGAGCCAGAATGCAAGAGGGCACTGTCGCACTCTACCAAATGGCAAAAACAATCTCTGCTATTGTTAACCTTAAAGATGCTGGCCTACCATATGTATCTCTGCTTGGACATCCAACCACTGGAGGCGCACTGGCAAGCTATGTTGTTCAAGGAGATTTTATAATTGCTGAGAAAAAAGCAACAGTTGCATTTGCTGGAGACAGGGTTGTTAAATTAGCGAGCGGAGGTAGAGGGGTAGCGCCAGAAACTATGACCTCTGAGTTCTTTAATAAACAGGGCGGAATTCATCTAGTAACCGAAAGAAGTCAGCTAAAATCTTCTATTGCTGGCGCTCTAAGACTTACACCTTGGTTTAAGAGGTATGGTTCAAAAAGCGAATAA
- a CDS encoding NADH-quinone oxidoreductase subunit I: MAIKIKVLKHPELTWYEKLYIPQILGGLAITLGHILRFKPITVQYPEEVKELPERYRGLHVMPGDDEGEIRCVACKLCEVACPTQAISIVAEPADDYGIERRPKVYNIDFMRCVFCGFCVEACPCDALRMGMKYELASYNRAGLVHTKEVFFDPNVKSDAPRDNANFLYEMGKGENLDSIEEIQKVKELTGAYVEAPEPVSTDNPFQSSGS, encoded by the coding sequence ATGGCTATAAAAATTAAAGTACTAAAACATCCTGAGCTCACTTGGTATGAAAAACTGTATATCCCCCAGATTCTGGGCGGACTAGCAATTACACTTGGTCATATTCTTAGGTTTAAACCTATAACCGTGCAGTATCCTGAAGAAGTAAAAGAATTGCCTGAGAGATACCGAGGGCTTCACGTAATGCCAGGGGATGATGAGGGTGAGATAAGATGCGTTGCCTGTAAGCTTTGTGAGGTAGCATGCCCAACTCAGGCTATATCTATTGTGGCCGAACCCGCGGATGATTACGGGATTGAGAGAAGGCCTAAGGTTTACAATATTGATTTTATGAGATGCGTGTTCTGCGGATTCTGTGTGGAGGCCTGCCCATGTGATGCACTTAGGATGGGAATGAAGTATGAGCTTGCTTCATACAACAGAGCAGGGCTTGTGCATACAAAAGAAGTTTTCTTTGACCCTAACGTGAAGAGCGATGCTCCAAGAGATAACGCTAATTTCCTCTACGAAATGGGCAAAGGTGAGAACCTAGACAGCATTGAGGAAATACAGAAGGTTAAAGAACTCACTGGAGCATATGTCGAGGCTCCAGAGCCTGTGTCAACCGATAATCCTTTCCAAAGTTCAGGATCTTAA
- a CDS encoding DUF4149 domain-containing protein, with protein sequence MITALKFLYTLSLSLWVGSIFFLAMIAAPSIFKVLQREQAGDVVSEIFPKYYMLAYVCGTVLLVSSIALIYLDNHLSNLLNAVKIGAIVVMIGLAVYAGEINRPQAHEVRTQMRAVGEGGPEYTNLHNKFRGLHRTSAITNSAIFILGIALLLLSAYTNRE encoded by the coding sequence ATGATTACTGCTCTTAAGTTTCTATACACCTTATCGCTAAGTTTGTGGGTCGGCAGTATTTTCTTTTTAGCAATGATTGCTGCGCCCAGCATATTTAAAGTGCTGCAAAGAGAGCAGGCCGGAGATGTGGTTTCAGAGATCTTTCCAAAATATTACATGCTAGCATACGTTTGTGGGACAGTTTTGCTAGTCAGCTCTATTGCTTTAATTTATCTAGACAACCATCTATCTAATCTGTTAAATGCAGTTAAGATTGGAGCTATAGTAGTTATGATCGGACTCGCTGTATATGCAGGGGAAATAAACAGGCCCCAGGCTCATGAGGTTAGAACACAGATGAGGGCGGTTGGGGAAGGGGGGCCCGAATACACAAATTTACATAATAAATTCAGAGGCTTACATAGGACTTCGGCGATCACAAACTCTGCAATTTTCATTTTAGGCATTGCCTTACTACTGCTTAGTGCATATACTAATAGGGAATAA
- a CDS encoding sodium:solute symporter family protein — protein sequence MPESIQNALSALSPLDWLIVAAYLLMSLGIGIYFTKRASSSMSSYFVSGRSLPWYILGTSIVATTFAADTPLAITGWIREGGIWKNWFWWNYIFSSVFIVVVFARLWRRAEVITDNELIEIRYSGKPAAFLRGFKAFYFSTLFNFIVMGWVISAMAKVFKVFFGIDTDLAIIICISIAFFYTMMSGLWGVALTDFLQYFIAVIGTVILAWVVIGSPEIGGFSGFIDKLGKIDKEHISFFMTPSGGDPVSEGVLDSSFFAFLVYVTIIWWSSHNADGGGYIIQRINSAKNERHAVLGMAWFAINHYIIRLWPWVLVALATLIIYPRVQEYGGDHEAMYVVVIRDYLGPGLKGLLFVTFLAAFMSTLSTQLNWGASYLMNDIYRRFIKKNASESHYILISRFVTLILTILAGYFAFYITNIGKAWIFLWAMSAGVGLVLILRWFWWRINAWSEISALAASLFTILVLFIYTQANGVSLELKHQILVIPVSIITWIVVTFLTKPESNETLGNFYKRVRPWGWWKPASDQHPQITKPKFMPVIYNWLLGVAFLIFGMIGVGKMLLGSFSFGAICIILSVISGVIVYIRMREELK from the coding sequence ATGCCTGAATCAATTCAAAACGCTTTATCTGCACTTAGCCCCCTTGATTGGCTGATTGTAGCAGCCTATCTCCTAATGTCTCTGGGAATTGGAATATATTTCACTAAAAGGGCAAGCTCCAGCATGTCTTCTTACTTTGTATCAGGACGTAGTTTGCCTTGGTACATTCTGGGCACATCTATTGTGGCGACTACTTTTGCTGCCGACACGCCGCTTGCAATTACTGGGTGGATTAGAGAGGGTGGAATATGGAAGAACTGGTTTTGGTGGAACTATATTTTCAGTAGTGTCTTTATTGTAGTAGTTTTTGCCAGGCTTTGGCGAAGAGCCGAAGTAATAACTGATAACGAATTGATAGAGATACGCTACAGCGGAAAACCGGCCGCATTCCTTAGGGGGTTTAAGGCTTTTTATTTTTCGACACTGTTTAATTTCATAGTCATGGGCTGGGTAATTAGTGCTATGGCAAAGGTGTTTAAGGTATTTTTTGGTATAGATACCGATTTAGCGATAATTATATGTATTTCTATAGCGTTTTTCTATACTATGATGTCAGGTCTTTGGGGAGTAGCTCTTACTGATTTTCTTCAGTACTTCATTGCAGTTATCGGAACCGTAATACTTGCCTGGGTTGTAATCGGATCTCCGGAAATTGGAGGTTTCTCTGGGTTTATAGATAAACTCGGCAAAATTGATAAAGAACATATATCCTTTTTTATGACCCCGTCCGGCGGTGATCCTGTCAGTGAGGGAGTTCTTGACTCAAGCTTCTTTGCATTTCTTGTATATGTAACAATTATCTGGTGGTCATCTCATAATGCTGACGGGGGCGGATATATTATACAAAGGATTAACTCTGCCAAGAACGAAAGACATGCAGTATTAGGTATGGCATGGTTTGCGATTAATCATTACATCATAAGACTCTGGCCTTGGGTACTTGTAGCGCTGGCTACTCTGATTATCTATCCAAGGGTTCAGGAGTACGGCGGCGATCATGAAGCAATGTATGTTGTTGTTATAAGAGACTATCTAGGGCCTGGGCTGAAGGGGCTCTTATTTGTAACATTTCTCGCGGCTTTTATGTCTACACTTTCTACCCAGCTAAACTGGGGCGCCTCATACTTGATGAACGATATATATAGACGTTTTATTAAGAAAAATGCTTCTGAGAGCCATTATATCTTAATCTCTCGATTTGTAACATTAATATTAACCATACTCGCAGGCTATTTTGCATTTTATATCACCAATATTGGCAAGGCCTGGATATTTCTCTGGGCCATGAGCGCGGGTGTAGGTTTAGTGCTTATACTCAGATGGTTTTGGTGGAGGATAAATGCATGGTCTGAGATATCTGCTCTGGCGGCTTCACTATTTACAATTCTCGTCCTATTCATATACACACAAGCAAACGGCGTCTCGCTTGAGCTAAAGCATCAGATATTAGTCATACCAGTTTCTATTATAACCTGGATAGTTGTAACATTTTTAACTAAACCAGAGTCGAACGAGACACTGGGAAATTTTTACAAAAGAGTTCGTCCATGGGGCTGGTGGAAGCCTGCAAGTGATCAACATCCACAGATTACTAAGCCAAAATTTATGCCGGTCATTTACAACTGGTTATTAGGCGTGGCTTTCTTAATATTCGGAATGATAGGGGTTGGAAAGATGCTGCTCGGCAGTTTTTCTTTTGGTGCTATATGCATAATTCTCTCGGTAATCTCGGGAGTTATTGTATATATAAGGATGAGAGAAGAGTTAAAATAA
- a CDS encoding LLM class flavin-dependent oxidoreductase, with protein sequence MKFGVGYYTMQSPPHNKRSHKELYGEMLEEISMADQMGFDSAWLSEHHFLEDGYCPSLLLTAAAIAARTNNIRIGTGVLLLPLHDPVRVAEDAAVADLISNGRLILGIGLGYREEEFSGFGRTLKQRRGRMEEGIEVLTKSWANESFSIDGKYYQLDNVNVTPKPVQQPIPIWIGAFTEPAIRRAARIGAPLYVPAIGVIPIVKYLFDMHSDLLKEYGRSPDDVEKPLVREMYISDKKADDAWEDIKEHVTYTAKGYASWGSMVDREGNLLSDPSDPILYDIARDQSIIGTPEECVEAIKQYQEQTPADNLICRFKFPGISHEESMRSMRLFVEKVLPHVS encoded by the coding sequence ATGAAATTTGGAGTAGGTTACTACACAATGCAGTCACCGCCTCACAATAAAAGATCTCATAAAGAGCTCTATGGGGAAATGCTTGAAGAAATTAGCATGGCTGATCAGATGGGCTTTGATTCAGCATGGCTGTCAGAGCACCACTTTCTAGAAGATGGTTACTGCCCTTCATTATTATTAACCGCCGCTGCCATCGCTGCCAGAACTAATAATATACGCATAGGAACTGGTGTTTTACTTCTGCCTTTACATGACCCTGTTAGAGTAGCTGAAGACGCGGCAGTTGCGGATTTGATTTCAAATGGAAGATTAATACTAGGAATTGGTCTTGGATACAGAGAAGAAGAGTTTTCTGGCTTTGGGAGAACACTCAAGCAAAGACGAGGAAGAATGGAAGAAGGGATAGAGGTATTAACTAAAAGCTGGGCAAATGAATCTTTTAGTATAGACGGAAAGTATTATCAGCTAGATAATGTGAATGTAACTCCTAAACCGGTCCAACAGCCTATACCTATATGGATAGGGGCCTTTACCGAGCCGGCTATCAGAAGGGCCGCCAGAATTGGGGCACCTTTATACGTCCCTGCCATCGGTGTCATTCCCATAGTTAAATATTTGTTTGATATGCACTCAGATTTGCTAAAGGAGTATGGCAGAAGCCCCGATGATGTTGAAAAACCTCTTGTTAGAGAGATGTACATATCAGATAAAAAGGCTGATGATGCATGGGAAGATATTAAGGAACACGTTACATATACTGCTAAAGGTTATGCTTCATGGGGCTCAATGGTCGACAGAGAGGGTAATTTGCTCTCAGACCCAAGTGATCCTATCTTATATGATATAGCAAGGGATCAATCCATAATTGGAACCCCTGAGGAGTGTGTTGAAGCCATTAAACAGTATCAGGAGCAAACTCCTGCAGATAATTTGATCTGCCGATTTAAATTCCCTGGAATTAGCCATGAGGAGTCTATGAGATCCATGAGATTATTTGTCGAGAAAGTACTTCCTCACGTATCATAG
- a CDS encoding Xaa-Pro peptidase family protein — MKKDTLLIIDTSEGNADLLYRTNFFVPDPVVYIEHKGEKILLLSDLEIDRGKSEATVDRVLSLSEYQNKLASKKRKRIRFIDIIDVVLKDLKIKRALVPGMFPAKYSDELRKRGYNIKVSEDEPFFKERLIKAPKEIASLKDALRKTARAMDLAVRIVASSEIKRNKLYLNGQVLTSEKIKGEINAELSRMGYNASHTIVASGIHSSMPHHSGEGPVFADKPLIIDIFPRSQETGYFGDMTRTVIRGEPSEKLIKMYNTVLNGQKLGISLIKDGVKSKDVHTAIVDYFNECGFETGNINGRQQGFIHSTGHGLGLEIHEPPRIGMGDEVLREGNVVTVEPGLYYEKIGGIRIEDVVVVEKKGCTNLTKYPKRFRVKV; from the coding sequence ATGAAGAAGGACACTTTGTTAATTATAGATACATCTGAAGGTAATGCTGATTTACTCTATAGAACCAACTTTTTTGTCCCCGACCCCGTTGTGTATATTGAGCACAAGGGTGAGAAAATACTTTTATTAAGTGACCTTGAGATAGATAGGGGGAAGAGCGAGGCAACAGTAGATAGGGTTTTATCGCTATCTGAATACCAAAATAAATTAGCATCAAAGAAACGAAAGCGTATCAGATTTATCGATATCATAGATGTAGTGCTCAAAGATCTTAAGATTAAAAGAGCACTAGTTCCGGGGATGTTCCCCGCTAAGTATTCTGATGAATTAAGAAAACGCGGATATAACATAAAAGTTTCAGAAGATGAGCCGTTTTTTAAAGAAAGACTTATAAAAGCTCCTAAGGAGATTGCCTCTTTAAAAGACGCTCTTCGAAAAACTGCACGAGCTATGGATCTTGCCGTAAGAATCGTGGCTTCTTCAGAGATCAAACGAAACAAGCTCTATTTAAATGGACAGGTGCTAACATCTGAAAAAATTAAGGGCGAGATTAATGCCGAGTTATCAAGAATGGGCTATAACGCATCACACACAATTGTTGCCTCAGGTATTCATTCCTCGATGCCCCATCATAGTGGAGAGGGACCGGTTTTTGCCGATAAGCCTTTGATCATAGACATTTTCCCAAGGTCTCAGGAGACAGGTTATTTCGGAGACATGACCAGAACTGTTATCAGAGGCGAGCCTTCGGAGAAGCTTATCAAGATGTATAACACAGTACTTAATGGTCAGAAGCTTGGCATAAGCCTGATAAAAGATGGGGTCAAATCAAAAGACGTTCATACTGCAATAGTGGACTACTTTAATGAATGCGGGTTTGAAACCGGAAATATAAACGGCAGACAGCAGGGATTCATACACTCCACAGGCCACGGTCTTGGTCTTGAGATTCATGAGCCACCAAGAATAGGAATGGGAGATGAGGTGCTCAGGGAAGGGAACGTGGTTACTGTTGAGCCTGGCTTATACTATGAGAAAATTGGCGGGATCAGAATCGAAGATGTTGTAGTTGTCGAAAAGAAAGGTTGTACCAATCTAACCAAATATCCCAAAAG